GTCGCGATGACGGCGTCTCCGTTGCCGTTTCGGAACCGGTCGCCCAAGCGCTCGAACGCCGACGCCATATCGGGGACGAGATCCCGCTCCCGAACGACGATCACGTGCCGGTCGGGAAAGAGACCGGCGAGTTCGGCACCCGCCGGCGTCGACTCGAGGACGACCGAGCCGTAGTCGGCGACGCCGAGCGCGGCGGGGGTCACACCGCAGGCAGCCTCGCGGAGCTGGTCGGGCGTCGGATCGAGGACGATGTCCGTTCCCTCGAGCGTGATCTCCTCGAAGGGGAGCGAGGCGCCGATCGCGGGCTCGTCGACGACGTCGGCGAGCGCGTCCTGAAACGCGGCCGGTGAGGTCCGAGTAACGGCGGTCCGGACGTTTCCGAGGTTCGTTTCGAACGTTTCTAGCTGTGTCTCCATTGCGTGAGCGTGACTAACTGATGCCACGGATTTGGATCTTGTCATTGGCCACCACGTCGGCGCGGGGACGCGAGCGCGAAACTGAGCGGTCGACCCGTCGACTCGCCGGCGGCGGCACTGGCAGCGACGAGAGCGGTAGACCTCAACACCGCGCCGAGGGGGAGGACGCTGTCTCGACGCCGGAATCAGAGCGGCGGGACGTTGCCCGCGGTCCGGTAGCCGCAGTCGCCGTCGATCGGCGTCTCGGCGGCAGTGCAATCGTTGTTCGCGAACAGGCGGTCGTCGTCGCAGTCCCTCGCAGAGAGGAAGGTCCGGGTCCCCGGACTCGCCCGGCAGTTCCTGATCGTACTCGTCGTCGTTCCCCGGAGCGAGATCGCTGCGGCCGTCGTGACCGACCCCGTCTCTGCCGTCCCCGCGGTTGACGCCGTCGCTTCCGGCCGTGCCTGCCGTCCCGCGAACCCGTCGATCGCGAGCCTCTCGACGTCGACACAGCGGATCCCGTGGGCGAAGTAGTCCGGAAGCTCGTCGCCCCACTTGAGAGCCACGTCGGACAGCGCGAGATCGGTGACGCGCTCGCAGTGGAGCCCGGAGATATCGGACTCGTAAATCGGGGCCGTTACCGCGGTCGGTTGGAGATCGACGTTCCCGCCGACGCGGTCCGCATAGCGGCCGCCCTCGATCGACAGCGAGACTGCATCGAGGCGGATCTCCTCGAGCGTCGCGTCCGCGTGTCCGTAGAGGAGCGCACCGTTCTCCGCGTCGGCGACGACGTTCGCGAACCGGACGTCTCTGACCGCACCGAGATCAGTGTCGTCGTCGCGCGGGACCGACGTCACGTAGATCGGCTCGGCTTTCCCCCACCACGGCCCCGGAAGCAGGTGCGTCTCGACGGTGATGTTCGAGAACAGGACGTGCTCGATCAAGCCGCCGTCGCGGTGCTGGATCCCCAGCCCCCGGTTCGAGCCGTAGACGACGCAGTTATCGAACGTACAGTGGCGGATATCGCCGCCGGTCTCGGAGCCGAATTTGATCGCACACGCGCTCGAGGCGAGCGTGCAGTTGGTGACGGTCACGTGCTCGCAGGGCCGTTTTCGGTCGTCGTGAGAGACGAGCGTAATCGCGTCGTCGCAGGCCTCGATCGCGCAGTCGGCGACCCGAACGTTGCGGGAGTTGCCGATCGCGATCCCGTCACAGTTCGGGATCCGCATGTGGTTGCGGATCGTGACGCCGCGGATATCGACATCGACGCAGTCATCGAGGCTGAGCGTCCACGCGGGCATGTCTCGTAGCGTGATATCGCGGATCGAAACCCCCTCACAGTCGACGAGGTGAATCATCGGTCCGGGCCGAAACGACGGCTTCGCGACCGGCCACTCGTCGATCGCTCCCGACCAATCGAGGTAGTCATCGCCCTGTCGGGCGCGATGGGGCGCGTTCGAGACGAGCGGATGTCCCTCGCTCTCGCCGGAGTGCTGACGGATCGGTTCGTCCGTGTCCATGATCTCGGTCCCCCGTCCGTCGATCGTCCCCTCGCCGACGACGGCGACGTTCTCGACGCCCTCAGCGAGGACGAACGGCCGCTCGCCGTCGGGGCCGACGTGGCGGTCGACGTACGCCGACTCCGACTCGGCGGGGCGCAGACGTGCCCCCGCCTCGAGGCGGAGCGTCACGTCACTGCGGAGATGGACGGTTCCGAGGACGTACTCGCCGCTCGAGACGGTAACGGTACCGCCGCCGTCGTCGCGGCAGGCGTCGATCGTGCGCTGAAAGCGTTCGGTCGCGAGGTCGTCCGTCGACTCCGCGTCTCGGTTCGATTCGGCAGGCGGTTCGATCCGAAACGACGCAGTCGGCTCCGTGGGCTCGGTCATCTCGTCCGGGTCATCGGGACGAACGGTCTAAATCCCTCCGCTCACTGGCGTGTTATCCGGTCGGTCCGCCGTCTCGCTGCGATATGCACGCCGGTACCGACGTCCATCCCAGAAATCGAGTCGCACTGCCACAGTACTATTCGCTTTACTGATGTGTTACTGCCGGATATCGGCAACTCGTGGCGAAGAAACGGTCTTAGCCGTCGGTTTCGACCTCCCGGTCCACCGTCTGTCACGATCGGTGTAACGAAGAAACGGAGGGCTCCACGGTCGAAAGCGGCCGTATCACTGTCCACGGAGACGGACGGGAGGTTTCGAAACGGCGACGAAAACCGACGCCGGTCCGAGACGGAAGGACGCCTAGATGTACTCTTCCGGATCGGGACGGTGGGCCCGTTCATCGTCGCGCAGGTACGTCCGTGCGGCCGGGAGGAACCGGTACCGCAGATCGAAGTAGAACGAGACGATCCCGTAGATCCAGAAGAAAAACAGGATGACGGCGGACACGATGAACAGGATACCGGTAGTCGTCACCATCGTTCGATCACCCCTGAATCTCTTCGGACGAGCCGGCCTCGGCTTCCATCGAAACCCGGTCGACGAGCGAGTGTGCGATCGCGTCGCCCGTGGATCCCTTGAAGAGGTGCACCTTGTCTCGATCGAGGACGACTTCGACCGTCTCGTCCTCTTCGATGACGGTATCGGGATCGATAGTCACGAGCAACTCCGCGGCGTCCCCGCCCATGACTTCCGTTTCGTCCGACGCGGCGGTCTGGGGAACCAGGTAGGCG
This sequence is a window from Natrinema amylolyticum. Protein-coding genes within it:
- a CDS encoding glycoside hydrolase family 28 protein, with protein sequence MTEPTEPTASFRIEPPAESNRDAESTDDLATERFQRTIDACRDDGGGTVTVSSGEYVLGTVHLRSDVTLRLEAGARLRPAESESAYVDRHVGPDGERPFVLAEGVENVAVVGEGTIDGRGTEIMDTDEPIRQHSGESEGHPLVSNAPHRARQGDDYLDWSGAIDEWPVAKPSFRPGPMIHLVDCEGVSIRDITLRDMPAWTLSLDDCVDVDIRGVTIRNHMRIPNCDGIAIGNSRNVRVADCAIEACDDAITLVSHDDRKRPCEHVTVTNCTLASSACAIKFGSETGGDIRHCTFDNCVVYGSNRGLGIQHRDGGLIEHVLFSNITVETHLLPGPWWGKAEPIYVTSVPRDDDTDLGAVRDVRFANVVADAENGALLYGHADATLEEIRLDAVSLSIEGGRYADRVGGNVDLQPTAVTAPIYESDISGLHCERVTDLALSDVALKWGDELPDYFAHGIRCVDVERLAIDGFAGRQARPEATASTAGTAETGSVTTAAAISLRGTTTSTIRNCRASPGTRTFLSARDCDDDRLFANNDCTAAETPIDGDCGYRTAGNVPPL
- a CDS encoding LutC/YkgG family protein gives rise to the protein METQLETFETNLGNVRTAVTRTSPAAFQDALADVVDEPAIGASLPFEEITLEGTDIVLDPTPDQLREAACGVTPAALGVADYGSVVLESTPAGAELAGLFPDRHVIVVRERDLVPDMASAFERLGDRFRNGNGDAVIATGPSATADMGELVYGVHGPRETHAVIVEE